The stretch of DNA AAAAGCATTCATTCTGGTTCCCTTCAAGAGAAACATTAAGCCAGATTAGGTCTGGGAAGGCCATCAGTTCAGCTGTctcatatcttaaaaaaaattaaaaaaaaaattttttttagtgacATCAATGGTTTAATGGAGAGGGGTATCTTACACATCTGAAGCAAAGTCCTGGACTAACACCCCACTGTGTGCAAAAGACACTGGGCAGGATATGGTCCCAGGCTTTGCTCCTGAGGGACAAGGGAGGTCACTAGGGGACAAGGGTCTCAACAGACATTGTAATGAGCTAACCAGTACATGGTCTTCCTTAATTTTATCTCCTTgataaaagagcctcttgatgaaagtgaacgaggagagtgaaaaagttggcttaaagctcaacattcagaaaactaagatcatggcatgcggtcccatcacttcatggcaaatagatggagaaacagtgggaacagtggcagacttcactttttgggctctaaaatcactgcagatgatgactgcagccgtgaaattaaaagacacttactccttggaaggaaagttatgagcaacctagatagcatattaaaaagcagagacattactttgccaacaaaggtccatctagtcaaagctatggtttttccagtagtcatgtatggatatgagagttggactataaagaaagctgagtgctgaagaattgatgcttttgaactgtggtgttggagaagactcttgagagtcccttggattacaaggagattgaaacagtccatcctaagggaaatcagtcctaaatgttcattggaaggactgatgttgaggctgaactctaatactttggccccctgatgctaagagctgactcattggaaaagaccctgatgctgggagggattgggggcaggaggagaaggggacaacagaggatgagatggttggatggcatcaccaactcaatggacatgagtctgagtaaactccaggagttggtgatggacagggaggcctggtgtgctgcagtctgtggggtcgcaaagagtcggacacgactgagcgactgaactgaactgaactgaattttatctCCTGTAACTCTTACAAAAACATCACGAAGTAGGTATATTATTATTAACCTACTTTACCCAGAGCAACCTGGGAACTAGATTAAATAACTGTTAATGTCACTTACTTAACAGATGCTAGGAGATACAGGGTTTTAGCTAAGGCAGTTGATTTTACAGCCTGCTTTTacttttgaaattctttaaagaaagggggaaaaaattaagcCAGACTGCTGTCCTCTTCTGATGACTTCATTCATTCAGAACAgtatttctcaaagtgtggtccccagattAGCAGTGCCTGGGAAATTCTGGAAATGTAAATTCCCAGGCCCTACCCAGACCTGAATCAGAAAAATCTGTGACTGGGACTTAGGAATCACCATGCCTTCAGGTGACATTGATAATGTCCTGAAGTGAGTCAGTGGTTAATATCAATTAAGCTTCTTTTCCCACCTGAACCAGAtcctattcttaaaaaaaaaaaaaaaagagtttactggggacttccctggtggccctgtgGATAgggacccgcctgccaatgcagggcacacgggTTGTATCCTTGGTACGGGAAGACTTTACAAGCCATGGAGTGACTCAGCCTGgatgccacaactaccgagtccGGGTGCTGTAAGTACTGAAGCTGGCTCGCCtgcaagcctgtgctccacgagggAAGGCtcacccactgcaactagagaaaacagaagctcacccactgcaaccagagaaagcccgtgttcagcagcgaagacccagtgcaaccaaactagagaaagcccacgttgggcaacgaagacccagtgcaactgcatatatatatatatatatggcaaatagatggagaaacagtgggaatatatatatatatattcataatgaGCTCACCGCCAGTCTCTTGTGAGTGTACCGGCTCCGTCTTCACGGCCCTGGTTGTCATCCTGCTCCAGGCGGCAAACACAGCTTCTGAGTTGGGGGCAGAAGTCGAGACAACTCCCTCAGGAGGCGGAGGAGCTCCCTCGAGGGCAGGTGGCCCCCCTGTAGGAGGAGCAGCCCCTTCGGAGCCTTCCAGGGGTAGCTCCCCCTTTTCTATCTTTATCCTTTTCGACAGTGACAGGATCCTGGCCTCCTGTGCCGTGGCAGGAAAGTTCTACAAAGAGGGTTTAAAAGATGAAAGACAATTCTTCTGCTCATCTTTTGATGTGAAAATAATTAGGATGAGAACTAAACCTTCTACTGAGCCACATTCCCTACAGATTACTCACTTTTTGATGAGGGTAAGCATATTCGCAGAGTCGTTTATATCCATCTAGTTTCTAAGACAAGAGGAGAGAGTTAACAATCAGACTGAGGCTCGCGGGCCCCCTCCCAGGAGCCTCACCCCCTCTGACTCTCACCGGgcctttggtgctcaggtttagCTGCTGGCACCAAGCTCGAATGACGTCCCTGTGGACCAGGTTGACAGGCGGCAGGACAGAAGGAAGAGGGGGGATGGGGATCCGCGTCGGGGTCCTCGGAGGTTTCA from Dama dama isolate Ldn47 chromosome 31, ASM3311817v1, whole genome shotgun sequence encodes:
- the DPPA4 gene encoding developmental pluripotency-associated protein 4 gives rise to the protein MGSTNKENNSTEKSEEHMSCRLTSVEVEEGPGTSAETEIAKNSAQGTKRKRDTKNSTACGPGDTSQRCDRVKPPRTPTRIPIPPLPSVLPPVNLVHRDVIRAWCQQLNLSTKGPKLDGYKRLCEYAYPHQKNFPATAQEARILSLSKRIKIEKGELPLEGSEGAAPPTGGPPALEGAPPPPEGVVSTSAPNSEAVFAAWSRMTTRAVKTEPVHSQETGEVRWCVVHGRSLPANTGGWAHLQFHAGQAWVPGKRRRVSALFLIPSGDFPPPHLEDNMLCPECVHRNKVLTKSLQ